In a genomic window of Desulfomicrobium macestii:
- a CDS encoding toxin-antitoxin system HicB family antitoxin, whose protein sequence is MKTLSIRGVDEDLSKRIKVAAKKEDKSVNNFVLDTLRKQLGMGKERRFSREWDDLDSLFGVWSAEEYAAIQGRIDTQRQIDEELWA, encoded by the coding sequence ATGAAGACATTGAGTATTCGCGGTGTGGATGAGGATTTGTCCAAACGTATCAAGGTTGCTGCCAAGAAAGAGGACAAGAGCGTCAATAATTTTGTGCTGGACACCCTGCGCAAGCAGTTGGGCATGGGTAAGGAGAGGCGATTTTCGAGGGAATGGGACGATCTGGACAGCCTCTTTGGCGTCTGGAGCGCCGAGGAATACGCGGCCATTCAAGGCAGGATCGACACACAGCGACAGATCGACGAAGAGCTTTGGGCATGA
- a CDS encoding type II toxin-antitoxin system VapC family toxin — protein MNRMLIDTNIYSGALRGDQEIVGALRQAEHIGLSVISMGELFSGFKGGTREDENKRELGIFLDSPRVALYPVDVYTAQHYCAILNQLRRSGTPIPTNDIWIAATAAQHGLPLYTRDSHFSKIEGLLLR, from the coding sequence ATGAACAGGATGCTCATCGATACCAACATCTATTCCGGTGCCCTTCGCGGCGATCAGGAGATAGTAGGCGCTTTACGGCAGGCGGAGCACATCGGCTTGAGCGTTATATCCATGGGAGAACTCTTTTCCGGCTTCAAAGGGGGCACGCGGGAAGACGAAAACAAAAGGGAGCTTGGGATATTTCTCGATTCTCCCCGAGTGGCCCTGTATCCCGTCGATGTCTACACGGCTCAACATTATTGTGCCATCCTCAACCAATTGCGTCGCAGCGGGACGCCCATACCCACTAACGACATTTGGATCGCGGCGACGGCTGCCCAGCATGGGCTTCCCCTGTACACGCGGGACAGTCATTTTTCAAAAATCGAAGGGCTGCTGTTGCGCTAA